A stretch of the Sulfuritortus calidifontis genome encodes the following:
- a CDS encoding NAD-dependent succinate-semialdehyde dehydrogenase translates to MNLNDAGLFRQAAYIDGQWCAADGGGRLAVHNPASGAQVGEVPAMGQAEARRAIAAAEAAFGDWRRRLAKERAQVLRRWHELMLAHQEDLARILTSEQGKPLAEARGEIAYAAGFLEWFAEEARRVTGAVIPSPWAGRRVMTLKQPVGVCAAITPWNFPSAMLTRKAGAAIAAGCTVVAKPAAQTPFSALTLAELAERAGLPRGVLNIVTGPADAIGAELTANPTVRLLSFTGSTEVGKLLMAACAGTVKKVALELGGNAPFIVFDDADLDLAVEGALASKYRNAGQTCVCANRLLVQDGVYDAFADKLAAAVGRLKVGDGMSEGVSQGPLINEAAVAKVEAHIADAVAHGARVLCGGKRHALGGGFFEPTLLVDVTPAMRVCREETFGPVAPLLRFHTEAEAIQLANATEYGLAAYFYARDAARIWRVSEALEFGMVGVNAGVISTEVAPFGGVKSSGLGREGGRAGIEEYLEEKYVCIGGISDD, encoded by the coding sequence CTGAACTTGAACGATGCCGGCCTGTTTCGCCAGGCGGCCTACATCGACGGCCAGTGGTGTGCAGCCGACGGCGGCGGCCGGCTGGCCGTGCACAACCCGGCCAGCGGTGCCCAGGTGGGCGAGGTGCCGGCCATGGGGCAGGCCGAGGCCCGTCGTGCCATCGCCGCGGCCGAGGCGGCCTTTGGCGATTGGCGCAGGCGCTTGGCCAAGGAGCGCGCCCAGGTGCTGCGCCGCTGGCACGAACTGATGCTGGCACACCAGGAGGACCTCGCGCGCATCCTCACCAGCGAGCAGGGCAAGCCGCTGGCCGAGGCGCGCGGCGAGATCGCCTATGCCGCCGGTTTCCTCGAATGGTTCGCCGAGGAGGCCAGGCGGGTGACGGGCGCGGTGATCCCTTCGCCCTGGGCGGGGCGCCGGGTGATGACCTTGAAGCAGCCGGTCGGCGTCTGCGCCGCCATCACGCCATGGAATTTCCCCTCGGCCATGCTCACGCGCAAGGCCGGCGCCGCCATTGCCGCCGGCTGCACCGTGGTGGCCAAGCCGGCCGCGCAAACGCCGTTCTCCGCCCTGACCCTGGCCGAGCTGGCCGAACGGGCCGGCCTGCCGCGCGGCGTGCTCAATATCGTCACCGGCCCGGCCGATGCCATCGGTGCCGAGCTGACGGCCAATCCGACGGTGCGCCTGTTGTCTTTCACCGGTTCGACCGAGGTGGGCAAGCTCTTGATGGCGGCCTGCGCCGGCACCGTGAAGAAGGTGGCGCTGGAACTGGGTGGCAATGCGCCCTTCATCGTGTTCGACGACGCCGATCTCGATCTCGCGGTCGAGGGCGCGTTGGCCTCCAAGTATCGCAATGCCGGCCAGACCTGCGTCTGCGCCAATCGCCTGCTGGTGCAGGACGGCGTCTACGACGCCTTCGCCGACAAGCTGGCGGCGGCGGTCGGTCGGCTCAAGGTCGGCGACGGCATGAGCGAGGGCGTCAGCCAGGGGCCGCTGATCAACGAAGCGGCGGTGGCCAAGGTCGAGGCGCACATCGCCGACGCCGTCGCCCATGGCGCCCGCGTGCTGTGCGGCGGCAAGCGCCACGCCTTGGGTGGCGGTTTCTTCGAGCCGACGCTCTTGGTCGACGTCACGCCCGCGATGCGAGTCTGCCGCGAGGAGACCTTCGGCCCGGTCGCGCCGCTCTTGCGCTTTCACACCGAGGCCGAGGCGATCCAGCTCGCCAACGCCACCGAATATGGCCTCGCCGCCTACTTCTATGCCCGCGACGCGGCGCGCATCTGGCGCGTGTCCGAGGCGCTGGAGTTCGGCATGGTCGGCGTCAACGCCGGCGTCATCTCGACCGAGGTGGCGCCTTTCGGCGGGGTGAAGTCTTCGGGCCTGGGGCGCGAGGGTGGCCGCGCCGGCATCGAGGAATATCTGGAAGAGAAGTATGTCTGTATCGGGGGGATAAGCGATGATTGA